One Desulfobulbus propionicus DSM 2032 DNA segment encodes these proteins:
- a CDS encoding PEP/pyruvate-binding domain-containing protein, protein MLKKLAAFSKKFFFFHQEESDPVLEAEEVEALRLTFKSRYHSFKLLLAANTRILEAMAEIERALQGNEPFSMSFVQTHCTSISVNVFRMINDMENIAPGKYTALRDSFLAIQKRIDALLGSKKQISDTRLVIPLEAVNSDMTDLVGGKMANLGDIKNRLHMHVPSGFVITAAAHEMFMQADGLQREIDRLFQVAGSDEDRNLDLVSSQIRQLIMSAEVPEPIYLAVVEAYTRMKTANNGQDIRMAVRSSAFGEDAENTSFAGQYRSELNVGFSQFFYYYKQVMASKYSVQAIAYKLSRGFRDEDIAMCVGCLAMIDAVAGGVIYTRNPLDTKDDAIYINSVWGLPKAVVDGDALCDLFVVARDDALTILRRDVREKGYRIDSFEEEGCIRTATGDEQRTMPSLTDEQVQLLADHAVRIEQYYETPQDIEWAIDTDGKVYILQSRPLQQMESILPGPDLDLKRFESSLLVEGGINASPGVACGKVFKVAKKVDILQFPEGAVLVVEQALPTWAPLVARAAAVVSEQGGFAGHLANVAREFGIPAVFGVSGAMAKMHNGDAVTVAADLGQVYLGNIAPLLEWTRPEPKLMLGSPVYESLKEVSRHIIPLHLLDPESRDFVPQNCQTFHDITRFIHEKSVYEMFNFGKDHSFSERSSKQLYYRVPMNWWILNLDDGFTHEIHSKYVKLEDIASIPMLAFWEGFAAIPWDGPPAMDGKGMTSIMFRSTMNTALVPGIKSKYADRNYFMVSRNYCTLSSRLGYHFSTMEAMVSERSAENYLGFKFKGGAADFERCLGRVHFIREILERYGFRAMVNGDNLDARMEGHDMDYMLSRLKILGYLTLHTRQLDMIMNNSALVGYYMNKLTKDIDSLLQEQYLCTA, encoded by the coding sequence ATGCTGAAAAAACTGGCCGCGTTTTCTAAAAAATTTTTTTTCTTCCATCAGGAGGAAAGCGACCCGGTACTGGAAGCCGAAGAGGTGGAGGCGCTCCGGTTGACGTTCAAGTCCCGGTATCACAGCTTCAAACTGTTGCTGGCCGCCAACACCAGAATATTGGAGGCCATGGCCGAAATTGAACGGGCACTGCAGGGCAACGAGCCGTTCAGCATGTCGTTCGTCCAAACCCACTGCACCTCGATTTCGGTCAATGTTTTCCGGATGATCAATGACATGGAAAACATCGCCCCGGGCAAATACACGGCCTTGCGCGACAGTTTTCTTGCTATCCAGAAACGGATCGATGCCCTGCTTGGCTCGAAGAAGCAGATCTCCGATACCCGTCTCGTCATCCCTCTTGAAGCAGTCAACAGCGACATGACCGATCTGGTCGGCGGCAAGATGGCCAACCTGGGCGACATTAAAAACCGGCTGCACATGCATGTGCCCAGCGGCTTTGTGATCACCGCCGCCGCCCACGAGATGTTCATGCAGGCTGACGGTCTGCAACGCGAAATCGACCGGCTTTTTCAGGTGGCCGGTTCCGACGAAGACCGCAATCTTGATCTGGTCAGTTCCCAGATCCGGCAGCTGATCATGTCGGCCGAGGTGCCGGAACCTATTTATCTGGCTGTGGTCGAGGCCTACACCCGGATGAAGACCGCCAACAACGGTCAGGATATCCGGATGGCGGTCCGCAGCAGCGCCTTTGGCGAGGATGCGGAAAACACCTCCTTTGCCGGCCAGTACCGTAGCGAGCTCAACGTTGGTTTCTCTCAGTTCTTCTACTATTACAAGCAGGTCATGGCCTCCAAGTACAGCGTCCAGGCCATCGCCTACAAACTCAGCCGAGGTTTCCGTGACGAGGATATCGCCATGTGCGTCGGCTGCCTGGCGATGATCGACGCCGTTGCCGGCGGGGTGATCTACACCCGCAACCCTTTGGACACCAAGGATGACGCCATCTACATCAACTCGGTCTGGGGCCTGCCCAAGGCAGTGGTTGACGGCGATGCCTTGTGCGACTTGTTCGTGGTTGCCCGGGACGACGCCCTGACCATCCTCCGCCGGGACGTGCGGGAAAAAGGCTACCGGATCGACTCATTCGAGGAGGAGGGGTGTATCCGCACCGCGACCGGGGACGAACAACGGACCATGCCCTCACTGACCGACGAACAGGTGCAGTTGCTCGCCGATCATGCGGTTCGGATCGAGCAGTACTATGAAACACCCCAGGATATCGAATGGGCCATCGACACCGACGGCAAGGTGTACATCCTCCAATCCCGCCCCCTGCAGCAGATGGAATCCATCCTGCCTGGCCCTGACCTGGATCTCAAGCGGTTCGAATCGTCCCTGCTGGTTGAGGGGGGAATCAACGCCAGTCCCGGCGTGGCCTGCGGCAAGGTGTTCAAGGTGGCCAAGAAGGTCGATATCCTTCAGTTTCCCGAAGGCGCGGTCCTGGTGGTGGAACAGGCGCTGCCCACCTGGGCGCCGCTAGTGGCCCGAGCCGCTGCGGTGGTCTCCGAGCAGGGTGGATTTGCCGGCCATCTGGCCAACGTGGCCAGGGAATTCGGCATTCCCGCAGTCTTTGGGGTCAGCGGGGCCATGGCCAAGATGCACAATGGCGATGCGGTCACCGTGGCAGCCGATCTTGGCCAAGTCTATCTGGGAAACATCGCCCCTCTGCTCGAATGGACGAGGCCAGAACCAAAACTGATGCTGGGCAGTCCGGTGTACGAATCGCTCAAGGAAGTCAGCCGCCATATCATCCCCTTGCATCTTCTCGATCCGGAATCACGCGATTTCGTGCCCCAGAATTGTCAAACCTTCCACGACATCACCCGTTTCATCCACGAAAAGTCGGTGTATGAAATGTTCAATTTCGGCAAGGATCACAGTTTTTCCGAACGCTCCAGCAAACAGCTGTACTACCGGGTGCCGATGAATTGGTGGATACTCAACCTGGATGACGGTTTCACCCACGAAATCCACAGCAAATACGTTAAGTTGGAGGACATCGCCTCCATCCCGATGCTTGCCTTCTGGGAGGGCTTTGCCGCCATTCCCTGGGATGGCCCGCCGGCCATGGACGGCAAGGGCATGACCTCGATCATGTTCCGTTCGACCATGAACACCGCCCTGGTTCCGGGCATCAAATCCAAGTACGCCGATCGCAATTATTTCATGGTGTCCAGAAACTACTGCACCCTCAGTTCCCGCCTGGGATATCACTTTTCCACCATGGAGGCCATGGTCAGCGAGCGCTCGGCGGAAAACTATCTTGGCTTCAAGTTCAAGGGCGGTGCCGCCGATTTCGAGCGCTGTCTGGGCCGGGTCCATTTCATTCGCGAGATCCTCGAGCGCTACGGCTTCCGCGCCATGGTCAACGGCGACAACCTTGACGCCCGCATGGAGGGCCATGACATGGATTACATGCTCAGCCGCCTGAAAATCCTGGGGTACCTGACCCTCCACACGCGGCAACTCGACATGATCATGAACAACAGCGCCTTGGTCGGCTATTACATGAATAAGCTCACCAAGGACATTGATTCACTGCTGCAGGAGCAGTACCTCTGCACGGCGTGA
- a CDS encoding response regulator, whose protein sequence is MEKKQRGFKVLLVDDEDIFREATARQLTVRGFVVLTAASGEEALTVVSSDPPEVVVLDQEMPGLHGSDTFVEIKKINPLIEVIMLTGNTSVDNAIELMRLGTFDYLMKPINIDELLYKIEDAYTRKKLNEKQQRETGQEKPMRA, encoded by the coding sequence ATGGAAAAAAAACAAAGAGGATTTAAAGTTTTACTGGTTGACGACGAGGATATTTTCCGTGAGGCCACGGCCCGCCAGCTGACCGTGCGCGGTTTTGTCGTGCTCACGGCCGCCAGCGGTGAGGAAGCGCTCACTGTGGTCAGCAGCGATCCGCCCGAGGTGGTGGTGCTCGACCAGGAAATGCCTGGCCTGCATGGATCGGATACCTTTGTAGAAATCAAGAAGATCAACCCACTGATCGAGGTGATCATGCTCACCGGCAACACCAGTGTCGACAACGCCATCGAACTGATGCGGCTGGGGACCTTCGACTACCTGATGAAACCGATCAACATCGACGAACTGCTCTATAAGATCGAAGATGCCTACACCCGGAAAAAACTCAACGAAAAGCAGCAGCGTGAAACGGGCCAAGAGAAGCCGATGCGAGCTTAA
- a CDS encoding sensor histidine kinase — MERNYRKLWWQHCLAIICFSVVPLLFVNISLYVLFDRIYTDTVTETLRSSAENRRDAIDLFFSERIAQLFTVANTNTFKDLTDENYLNRVFDIMHAKSTSYMDIGIIDNEGRHLSYVGPYYDLLKQVNYKNEPWFNAVKANGIYISDIFMGYRKVPHFIIAVMVREKSTSWILRVTINLKNIDDIVHKAWIGTLSDAYIVNGKNILQTRPRFGGDFLEPAGGPDFSSTVATKISRLAYKGSEAFYAAIPVANTKWVLVIKENPDEILSPLQKGKYWMAFLSLLGLTIIATGAALFTNTLINRIEETDRENAANSDMLLQANKMIALSKMAAGIAHEVNNPLASISEKAGWMKDLLAEEDIAASPNFAEFSESIDKIEYHVDRARKIVHNLLGFARRMEPAKEKININNLLDETTGLLENEARYVNILIKKQYAENVPVITSDLSQIQQVVLNLLNNAIDAIGSDGTITVGSRYLEDTDQVELWVADTGKGIPEAEQSKIFEPFFTTKAVGKGTGLGLSISYSIIEKLGGKMRVQSKVGEGTMFTILLPKN; from the coding sequence ATGGAAAGAAACTATCGAAAACTCTGGTGGCAGCACTGTCTGGCCATTATTTGTTTTTCCGTTGTTCCCCTGTTGTTCGTCAACATCTCCCTCTACGTGCTCTTTGACCGGATATACACCGACACGGTCACGGAAACCCTGCGGAGCTCGGCCGAAAACCGACGCGACGCCATCGACCTGTTTTTTTCCGAGCGTATCGCCCAGCTGTTCACTGTCGCCAACACCAACACCTTCAAGGACCTCACCGACGAGAACTATCTCAACCGCGTGTTCGACATCATGCATGCCAAGTCCACTTCCTACATGGATATTGGCATCATTGACAACGAGGGCCGCCACCTCTCCTATGTTGGCCCCTACTACGACCTGCTCAAACAGGTCAACTACAAGAACGAACCCTGGTTCAACGCCGTCAAGGCCAACGGTATCTACATCAGCGACATCTTCATGGGGTATCGCAAGGTGCCTCATTTCATTATCGCGGTCATGGTTCGGGAGAAGAGTACCTCCTGGATCCTGCGGGTGACGATCAACCTGAAGAACATCGACGACATCGTCCATAAGGCGTGGATCGGCACCCTGAGTGATGCCTACATCGTCAACGGCAAGAATATCCTCCAGACCAGGCCGCGCTTCGGCGGCGACTTCCTTGAACCCGCCGGTGGACCGGATTTTTCTTCAACCGTGGCCACCAAGATCTCCCGACTCGCCTATAAAGGCAGCGAGGCGTTCTACGCCGCCATTCCCGTCGCCAACACCAAGTGGGTGCTGGTGATCAAGGAAAATCCCGATGAAATTCTTTCCCCGCTGCAAAAGGGCAAATATTGGATGGCCTTCCTTTCGCTGCTGGGCTTGACCATCATCGCCACCGGCGCCGCCTTGTTCACCAACACCCTGATCAACCGCATCGAGGAAACGGATCGCGAGAATGCCGCCAATTCCGATATGCTGCTCCAGGCCAACAAGATGATCGCCCTCAGCAAGATGGCTGCGGGCATCGCCCATGAGGTCAACAATCCCCTGGCTTCGATTTCCGAAAAGGCTGGTTGGATGAAAGACCTGCTTGCCGAAGAGGATATCGCCGCCAGCCCCAATTTCGCCGAGTTCAGTGAATCGATCGACAAGATCGAGTATCATGTCGACAGGGCAAGAAAAATAGTTCACAACCTGCTTGGTTTTGCCCGAAGAATGGAACCAGCCAAAGAGAAGATCAACATCAACAACCTGCTCGACGAAACGACCGGATTGCTGGAAAACGAGGCCCGGTATGTCAACATCCTCATCAAAAAGCAGTATGCGGAAAATGTCCCGGTGATCACCAGCGACCTGTCCCAGATCCAGCAGGTGGTGCTCAACCTGCTCAACAATGCCATCGACGCCATCGGCAGTGACGGCACGATCACTGTCGGCTCGCGCTATCTTGAGGACACCGACCAGGTGGAGCTGTGGGTCGCCGATACCGGCAAGGGCATACCTGAAGCCGAGCAGAGCAAGATCTTCGAACCGTTCTTCACCACCAAGGCTGTTGGCAAGGGCACGGGCCTTGGACTTTCCATTTCATACAGCATTATCGAAAAGCTGGGCGGGAAAATGCGGGTTCAGAGCAAGGTAGGCGAGGGAACGATGTTCACCATTCTTCTTCCGAAAAATTAA
- a CDS encoding response regulator, whose protein sequence is MDTLRVLFVDDEDDFRETIVKRLNARKIQAMGAESGFKALEILKDHDFDVMVLDVKMPGMDGIETLRHVKKMKPEIEVIMLTGHASVEFGLKGMQLGAFDYVMKPAPLNELLDTIGQAYNKKRGVIH, encoded by the coding sequence ATGGATACGTTGCGGGTTTTATTTGTGGATGACGAGGATGATTTTCGGGAAACCATTGTCAAAAGGCTGAATGCAAGAAAAATCCAGGCCATGGGTGCCGAAAGCGGTTTCAAGGCCCTGGAAATTCTTAAAGACCACGATTTTGACGTCATGGTGCTGGACGTCAAGATGCCGGGCATGGACGGGATTGAAACCCTGCGGCACGTGAAGAAGATGAAACCGGAGATCGAGGTCATCATGCTCACCGGTCATGCCTCGGTGGAGTTTGGCCTCAAGGGCATGCAGCTCGGTGCCTTTGACTATGTGATGAAACCGGCGCCGCTCAACGAACTGCTCGACACCATCGGTCAGGCCTACAACAAGAAACGTGGCGTGATTCACTGA
- a CDS encoding sensor histidine kinase: MRVWDTSHLLDDIPASKTASTEHVYDYTDSQANLNRIRQHFKQLQTRLILGLVVGFLLPNALLSAYFHYQFAHTLKNSAKLNLIAVAESQKNTIDLYLQERLVNLYNLFHSKEFTLSPTQAHMDNSLSSLKHFNDGFVDVGFLNPNGIQIGYAGPFASLLGKDYSKEDWYQRLLKENKSYLISDIYTGFRNVPHFTIATKQVFDGRTYVMRASLDPDKLYLYLRAISQGKGVESTLVNRQGQYQVVDPGRSQLPGSSDYLPPVTAASGVEELVLNDQNMLVAYSWLKETPWALLAMQPVAVAQAGMIRARLVLTIGLIGVSLIVSVIIFFTIKKLVRRARRMAEKGQQLQEMLAHASKLASIGELAAGVAHEINNPLAIIMATSGVIRDMLNPEFELDHSPEAICKELSVIDAAATRAKGITRKLQDMGKSRVPCTVACDVNALVEEVVTRLKKVEFKPKHFDVQCQLAPDLPHILAEPEPLRQVFANILINAGDAIADKGTITIATEAKDGMVLVTIADTGKGIPPENLQRIFNPFFTTKGGGKGTGLGLSIAASIVKYLGGTIKVNSIPGTGSSFTILLPVNEQAKKTIKQHDK, from the coding sequence ATGAGAGTCTGGGATACAAGTCATCTGCTCGATGATATACCGGCCAGCAAAACCGCTTCCACCGAGCATGTCTACGACTATACCGACAGTCAGGCCAACCTGAACCGCATTCGACAGCACTTCAAACAGCTCCAGACCCGGTTGATCCTGGGCTTGGTGGTCGGCTTTCTGCTGCCCAACGCCCTGCTTTCCGCCTACTTTCATTACCAGTTTGCCCATACCCTGAAAAACAGCGCCAAGCTCAATCTGATCGCGGTGGCGGAGAGCCAGAAAAACACTATCGATCTCTACCTGCAGGAACGGCTGGTCAATCTGTACAACCTGTTCCACAGCAAGGAATTCACCCTGTCGCCCACCCAGGCGCACATGGACAATTCGCTGAGCAGTCTCAAACACTTCAACGACGGCTTTGTCGATGTCGGTTTTTTAAATCCCAACGGCATCCAGATCGGCTACGCTGGGCCCTTTGCCTCGCTGCTTGGCAAGGATTACAGCAAGGAGGACTGGTACCAGAGGCTGCTCAAGGAAAACAAGAGCTATCTGATCAGCGACATCTATACGGGATTTCGCAATGTTCCCCATTTCACCATCGCCACCAAGCAGGTTTTCGACGGCCGCACCTATGTGATGCGCGCCTCCTTGGATCCAGACAAGCTCTACCTGTACCTGCGCGCCATCAGCCAAGGCAAGGGGGTGGAGTCGACCCTGGTCAACCGTCAAGGGCAGTACCAGGTGGTCGATCCCGGCCGCAGCCAACTTCCTGGGAGCAGCGACTATCTGCCGCCGGTAACCGCCGCTTCCGGGGTGGAAGAGTTGGTGCTCAACGATCAGAACATGCTGGTGGCCTATTCCTGGCTCAAGGAAACGCCTTGGGCCCTGCTGGCCATGCAGCCGGTGGCGGTGGCCCAGGCCGGCATGATCCGAGCACGACTGGTGCTGACCATCGGCCTGATTGGCGTTAGCCTGATTGTTTCGGTCATCATTTTTTTCACCATCAAGAAACTGGTCCGCCGCGCACGGCGCATGGCGGAAAAAGGGCAGCAGCTGCAGGAGATGCTTGCCCATGCCTCCAAGCTCGCATCCATCGGCGAACTGGCCGCAGGCGTGGCCCACGAGATCAACAACCCCCTGGCGATCATCATGGCCACCAGCGGCGTGATCCGCGATATGCTGAACCCCGAGTTCGAACTCGATCACAGCCCGGAGGCCATCTGCAAGGAGCTCTCGGTCATCGACGCGGCTGCCACCCGAGCCAAGGGCATTACCCGCAAACTCCAGGACATGGGCAAGAGCCGGGTTCCCTGCACGGTGGCATGCGATGTCAACGCCTTGGTCGAAGAGGTGGTGACCCGACTGAAAAAAGTCGAATTCAAGCCCAAACACTTCGACGTGCAGTGCCAGCTTGCCCCCGATCTGCCCCACATCTTAGCTGAACCAGAGCCGTTGCGGCAGGTGTTCGCCAACATTCTGATCAATGCCGGTGACGCCATTGCCGACAAGGGGACCATCACCATAGCCACCGAGGCCAAGGATGGCATGGTGTTGGTCACCATCGCCGATACCGGCAAGGGGATCCCGCCGGAGAACCTCCAGCGGATTTTCAACCCGTTTTTCACCACCAAGGGCGGGGGCAAGGGAACCGGCCTGGGCTTGAGCATTGCGGCAAGCATCGTCAAATACCTTGGTGGCACGATCAAGGTCAACAGTATCCCGGGAACAGGCAGTTCCTTTACCATCCTGCTCCCGGTCAACGAGCAGGCCAAGAAAACGATCAAGCAACACGACAAGTAA
- a CDS encoding PEP/pyruvate-binding domain-containing protein produces the protein MSTILGNLRQLFKDFRARSGLTLPVSPVGMNALFRFRYTLFKELLVANSELLTVLSDMDEKLKGETIFGLSYINNQVNKALKHAFQMVKCLNVMSGGAYRELYNALERINEQIKTIVNERKVDHAPHAVMPYDQIHLKDSDWAGGKNANLGEIKNCLNIPVPEGFAITTKGFHLFFEHNDLKEEIIKQKNLIYINEFDLLNSLSAETLQLVRSKPLPPELEAEIHAACTRLWGNDQEVLVAMRSSAVGEDGDISYAGQYLTLLGVTRDEICEAYKSIIASLYSARSISYRTSKGVYDEDLAMAVACLKMVDSRASGVLYTRHPYDITNEHILINAVWGLGPYAVDGVVTPDVYTVSKDDALTLLEKNISLKPVQLVLNQTGGVDERPVPAEQQQAACLSEAQIRQLAGYGVALEKHYKCPQDVEWALAPDGNLLILQSRPLKIQSPKNFCLLKAPPLEGYSLIIDNAEIASQGVGTGPAFPIQTVEDLVNFPQGGVLLARHSSPEYVVVMRHCSAIIVEAGSVSGHMAALAREFNVPTIICAQPILERIAQGTVLTVDAFTGRVYAGTVHELLAAIKKDDAHMKGTPVYEQLQRIAQHVIPLHLVNPAAPEFTAAGCTTLHDLARFCHEFSYKEMFQISDLASKFHGWSIKLDAPLPMDIHLIDLGNGLKAEATAKWNAVKVEEIASVPFSALLQGMLNKNVHGLEPRPVNLSGLLSVMREQTLAPGHVGERFGDRSYAIIADKYLNFSSRVGYHYSVIDAYCGETINKNYITFTFKGGAADDVRKNRRVRAISLILDREGFKVNVKADKVDARLQKYPKSYIESRMDILGRLLIFTRQLDMLMTTEKSVEWVAENFVAGNYKLTTPPLEQ, from the coding sequence ATGTCCACCATTCTTGGTAATCTCAGACAGCTCTTCAAGGATTTCCGCGCCAGGAGCGGCTTGACGCTCCCCGTCAGCCCTGTGGGAATGAACGCCCTGTTCCGCTTCCGCTACACGCTGTTCAAGGAATTGCTGGTGGCCAACTCCGAGCTGCTCACCGTCCTGTCGGACATGGATGAAAAACTCAAAGGCGAGACGATCTTCGGCCTGTCCTACATCAACAACCAGGTCAACAAGGCCCTCAAACACGCCTTTCAGATGGTCAAATGCCTCAATGTCATGTCCGGCGGCGCTTACCGCGAGCTCTACAACGCGTTGGAGCGGATCAACGAACAGATCAAGACCATCGTCAATGAGCGCAAAGTGGATCATGCCCCTCACGCGGTCATGCCCTATGACCAGATCCACCTCAAGGACAGCGACTGGGCCGGCGGCAAGAACGCCAATCTGGGGGAGATCAAAAACTGCCTCAATATCCCGGTGCCCGAGGGATTTGCCATCACCACCAAAGGTTTTCACCTCTTCTTTGAGCACAACGACCTCAAAGAAGAGATTATCAAACAGAAAAACCTGATTTATATCAATGAATTTGACTTACTGAACAGCCTCAGCGCCGAGACGCTGCAACTGGTCCGTTCCAAACCCCTCCCGCCGGAACTGGAAGCAGAGATTCACGCCGCCTGCACCCGGCTCTGGGGAAATGACCAGGAGGTCCTGGTGGCGATGCGCAGCAGCGCGGTAGGTGAAGACGGCGACATTTCCTATGCCGGCCAGTACCTCACCCTGCTGGGGGTAACCCGGGACGAGATCTGCGAGGCCTACAAATCGATCATCGCCAGTCTTTACTCCGCCCGCTCCATTTCCTATCGCACTTCCAAAGGGGTGTATGACGAGGATCTGGCCATGGCCGTGGCCTGCCTCAAGATGGTCGACTCGCGGGCCAGCGGTGTCCTGTACACCCGCCATCCCTATGACATCACCAACGAGCATATCTTGATCAACGCCGTCTGGGGCTTGGGTCCCTATGCGGTGGACGGGGTGGTAACGCCGGACGTTTATACCGTGTCCAAGGACGACGCTCTGACCCTGCTGGAAAAAAATATTTCACTCAAGCCGGTGCAGTTGGTGCTCAACCAAACAGGTGGTGTCGACGAGCGGCCCGTCCCCGCCGAACAGCAGCAGGCTGCCTGTCTCAGCGAGGCGCAGATCCGTCAGCTGGCTGGCTATGGCGTTGCCCTGGAAAAACATTACAAATGTCCCCAGGATGTTGAATGGGCACTGGCTCCGGACGGCAACCTCCTCATTCTCCAATCGCGGCCGCTGAAGATTCAAAGCCCGAAAAATTTCTGTCTGCTCAAGGCCCCCCCCCTGGAGGGGTATTCCCTGATCATCGACAATGCTGAAATTGCCTCGCAGGGAGTCGGCACCGGACCGGCCTTTCCGATCCAGACGGTGGAAGACCTGGTCAATTTCCCGCAAGGAGGGGTGTTGCTTGCCCGCCATTCATCCCCGGAATATGTGGTGGTGATGCGCCACTGCAGCGCCATCATCGTCGAAGCCGGCAGCGTCAGCGGCCACATGGCGGCCTTGGCTCGAGAATTCAATGTCCCCACCATTATCTGCGCCCAACCGATCCTGGAACGAATCGCCCAGGGGACGGTGCTGACCGTTGACGCCTTTACCGGGCGGGTCTATGCAGGCACGGTTCATGAACTGCTGGCCGCGATCAAGAAGGATGACGCCCACATGAAGGGTACCCCGGTCTATGAACAGCTGCAGCGGATTGCCCAACATGTCATTCCGCTCCATCTGGTCAACCCGGCTGCCCCGGAATTCACCGCCGCAGGGTGCACCACCCTGCACGACCTTGCCCGCTTCTGCCACGAATTTTCGTACAAGGAGATGTTTCAAATAAGTGATTTGGCATCGAAGTTCCATGGATGGTCGATCAAGTTGGATGCGCCCCTGCCTATGGACATCCACCTGATCGATCTCGGCAATGGTCTGAAGGCAGAGGCGACGGCGAAATGGAACGCGGTCAAGGTCGAGGAGATCGCCTCTGTGCCATTTTCGGCGCTGTTGCAGGGCATGCTCAACAAAAACGTGCACGGCCTGGAACCGCGGCCGGTCAACCTCTCCGGTCTGCTGTCGGTGATGCGCGAACAGACCTTGGCCCCCGGACACGTGGGCGAACGTTTCGGTGACCGCAGTTACGCCATCATCGCCGACAAATACCTCAACTTCAGCTCGCGGGTGGGCTATCATTACAGCGTCATCGACGCCTACTGTGGCGAGACCATCAACAAAAATTATATCACCTTCACCTTCAAGGGGGGAGCGGCCGACGACGTTCGCAAGAACAGGCGGGTCCGGGCCATCTCCCTGATCCTCGATCGGGAGGGGTTCAAGGTCAACGTCAAGGCCGACAAGGTCGATGCCCGGCTGCAGAAGTATCCCAAATCCTATATTGAAAGCCGGATGGATATCCTTGGGCGATTGCTGATTTTTACCCGCCAGCTCGACATGCTCATGACCACGGAAAAAAGCGTGGAATGGGTGGCGGAAAACTTCGTGGCCGGCAACTACAAGCTGACAACGCCTCCCCTGGAACAATGA